TATTATTACCGAAAGAGGCATCGTCAGACCACCTTTCGAGATCAATTTGAGAAAGCTCATTAGAGAATAATTAGTCCCGTTGCCGCCGCTGTTCGAACCTTGCTCGCTTAATGGTTCTCGCAGATGCGCCTTCCAGGATACTCTTATCGAATTATTAAGAGTGAATTATGTTAGGCTATAATAACAATACTTTTCAGTGCCCAATTATGGAAAGGAATTGTCTCTTAATCTTAAGTGATGTAAGTTTAGAAGCAATAAATCAAAATTCGATTGGGGTAATTGTCTGAAGAGTTTGCTTGAGCCATTTGTCTAAATTATTGAAGGAGAGAGTTTTGGGGAGGGAAGGATGGGAAAGCTGTTTGAGGGCTTGCTAAATTTGATATATCCTCCTCGGTGCCTCGTTTGTGGTCGTCTTCGTGAGGATCCACTCTGTGACGAGTGTTTTTCTTCTTTACCCTTGATTGAGTTCCCCATCTGCCTTAATTGCGGAAAACCTTGCAATCTTCAAACCAACGAATGCAGAGAGTGCCGTGGCAAGCATTTCCATTTCCGCATGGCTCGGGCTGCTGGTCTTTATGATGGGAATTTGCGGGAGGCAATCCACAGGTTCAAATACCATAATGGCAAAAGGCTGGCACCGGTCTTCGCCCAACTGATGATAAGCCGGGCTGAACGGGAATTATTCGATGTGGATCTGATCACCTATGTGCCCTTAAGTAGAGGAAGGGAGTGCAAGAGGGGTTTTAATCAATCTCGCTTATTGGCTATGGAGATATCGCTACGAGTCGATAAGCCCTGCGAGGGAGTTCTTATCAAGGCCAAAGAGACTGTGGAACAGAATAAGCTCTCCCTGGAGGAGAGAAGGAAAAATGTAAGAGGAGTATTTTCCCCTTCAAGTAAAGCAGATTTACGGAATAAGGCGATTCTTTTAATAGACGATGTCTTAACCACGGGAGCCACGGTGAATGAATGCAGTAAAATTCTCCTCGCTCAAGGGGCAAATAGAGTAAATGTCCTCACAATAGCTCGATCCACCATTTATCACTGAGCGAAAAAGATAAATTGACACCCCTCATGATTTGTGATAGTGTTAGTTTGCAAGTACGACTTGCCACGAAAGTGGCTTAATTTTTGTTAGGAGGTTGTGTAAGTGCAAGGAAGAGTCAAATGGTTCAGCGCAGAGAAGGGGTACGGATTCATCGAGCGCGAAGATGGTGAAGACGTATTCGTTCATTTCTCTGCAATCCAGGAGGAGGGTTTCAAAACCCTACGGGAGGGAGAAAAGGTCGAATTCGACATTGTTCAGGGCGACCGAGGCCCACAAGCTGCGAATGTCCGCAGAGTTCCCTAAGTCTGTTAGATTTTCGAGAATTTAACAGCGAACCCCATGTTTTATAACATGGGGTTTTTCTATTCAAAAATTTTCCTTGTGACAAGCAGGAAAAATTGTGAGCAAAGAGAATAAAAGGTTATATCCTCTTAGAACTAGGACTAGTGTATGAAGGCTGATTCGAAGAAAATCGATGTAGAAAACTTGGAGAATGTAATCTGCCGGATCGAAGGAATAAAAGCAGCTCGCATCGTAGCTGGAGTGGGTGATTCCATCGAAGAGATACATATCCTTGCCCTTCCCATAAAAACCCTCAAACAGATTGCCCGGGATATAGAATCCATTTTGAAGTTTTTCAAAATCCAAAAATTAGTCAGGGGTCCATGGAAAAGAGACCCTTTATGAAAGGAGGGCTCTTCCATGAAGGCTAAGCGGT
This is a stretch of genomic DNA from Actinomycetota bacterium. It encodes these proteins:
- a CDS encoding cold shock domain-containing protein, translated to MQGRVKWFSAEKGYGFIEREDGEDVFVHFSAIQEEGFKTLREGEKVEFDIVQGDRGPQAANVRRVP
- a CDS encoding ComF family protein — its product is MGKLFEGLLNLIYPPRCLVCGRLREDPLCDECFSSLPLIEFPICLNCGKPCNLQTNECRECRGKHFHFRMARAAGLYDGNLREAIHRFKYHNGKRLAPVFAQLMISRAERELFDVDLITYVPLSRGRECKRGFNQSRLLAMEISLRVDKPCEGVLIKAKETVEQNKLSLEERRKNVRGVFSPSSKADLRNKAILLIDDVLTTGATVNECSKILLAQGANRVNVLTIARSTIYH